A stretch of Corallococcus macrosporus DNA encodes these proteins:
- a CDS encoding cyclic nucleotide-binding and patatin-like phospholipase domain-containing protein, with product MASPLTVDERRRWLYTLKQAPALRHTRASVLLHLLERARPVEPQPGEGICREGAPVDGVYLLRSGEWRVMAAGTVLLHLRAGMSLGVEALARGTWPVTVTAESASSHALFLPRAELEAVAGTPRYAGIAPRVDVVTFRTHGLELPPAVLPTLVELVAKVMVHDFGDRVLLVRAGTKRAEGTVRGTDGVFRRTGGPRSPLLAEGEDFDCVLVEGAPVPEGLTPREVVLLPPGGEADAVGRPGAPVLPTVLLSPWRPQVSPTLRGRSLPDEDGWDEDAPPPGCRLRLDWERLVVRPGDARPLAALGLDAGTRDALSRWARAITGRRVGLALSGGGVWGFYHVHLLRRLAALEVPVDFLSGASMGSLVGAYYCGTARDGREGLDGLRRLQHRARGGHLSAAALSSVVTTQAMEWLVRGDLGDLALEELPMGFLPVTTDLTTGRCVVLEKGPLALAVRASGSAPGVWAPTLQPPARYVDGAFTSMVPVDVLLNAGADLVFSSNIFPAGLHHTARPLLPGAVGLFLSALNPVARAKDLLASGALLLHRNGDLESSRGDLRYDVGTRDHPLLGSMRFTNVDEVLDEAARDMGLEQKLLELKQAWESLRVRRTPSGGRRAA from the coding sequence ATGGCTTCTCCCCTGACCGTCGATGAGCGGCGTCGGTGGCTGTACACGTTGAAGCAGGCCCCCGCGCTGAGACACACGCGTGCGTCCGTCCTGCTCCACCTGCTGGAGCGGGCTCGACCGGTGGAGCCCCAGCCGGGCGAGGGCATCTGCCGCGAGGGCGCGCCGGTGGACGGCGTCTACCTTCTGCGCTCGGGCGAGTGGCGGGTGATGGCGGCAGGGACGGTGCTGCTGCACCTGCGCGCCGGCATGTCGCTGGGCGTGGAGGCGCTGGCGCGCGGCACGTGGCCCGTCACGGTGACGGCGGAGTCCGCGTCGTCGCACGCGCTCTTCCTTCCCCGCGCGGAGCTGGAGGCGGTGGCGGGAACGCCCCGCTACGCCGGGATTGCGCCACGCGTGGACGTGGTGACGTTCCGCACGCACGGGCTGGAGCTGCCGCCCGCGGTGCTGCCCACGCTGGTGGAGCTGGTGGCGAAGGTGATGGTCCACGACTTCGGGGACCGCGTGCTGCTGGTGCGCGCGGGGACGAAGCGCGCGGAGGGCACGGTGCGCGGCACGGACGGCGTGTTCCGCCGCACGGGGGGCCCGCGCTCGCCGCTGCTCGCGGAGGGCGAGGACTTCGACTGCGTGCTGGTGGAGGGCGCGCCCGTGCCGGAGGGCCTGACGCCGCGCGAGGTGGTGCTGCTGCCGCCCGGCGGTGAGGCGGACGCCGTGGGAAGGCCGGGAGCGCCGGTGCTGCCCACGGTGCTGCTGTCGCCGTGGCGGCCGCAGGTCAGCCCGACGCTGCGCGGGCGCTCGCTGCCGGACGAGGACGGGTGGGACGAGGACGCGCCGCCGCCCGGGTGCCGGCTGCGGCTGGACTGGGAGCGGCTGGTGGTGCGGCCCGGGGATGCACGGCCGCTGGCCGCGCTGGGGCTGGACGCGGGGACGCGGGACGCGCTGTCGCGGTGGGCGCGCGCCATCACGGGACGGCGCGTGGGGCTGGCGCTCAGCGGTGGCGGCGTGTGGGGCTTCTACCACGTGCACCTGTTGCGACGGCTGGCCGCGCTGGAGGTGCCGGTGGACTTCCTCAGCGGCGCGAGCATGGGCTCGCTGGTGGGCGCGTACTACTGCGGCACGGCGCGGGATGGCCGAGAGGGATTGGACGGTCTGCGCAGGCTCCAGCACCGGGCCCGGGGAGGGCACCTGTCCGCCGCGGCGCTGTCCTCGGTGGTGACGACGCAGGCCATGGAGTGGCTGGTGCGCGGCGACCTGGGGGACCTGGCGCTGGAGGAGCTGCCCATGGGCTTCCTGCCGGTGACGACGGACCTGACCACGGGGCGCTGCGTGGTGCTGGAGAAGGGGCCGCTGGCGCTGGCGGTGCGCGCGAGCGGCTCCGCGCCGGGCGTCTGGGCGCCCACGCTCCAGCCGCCCGCGCGCTACGTGGACGGGGCCTTCACCAGCATGGTGCCGGTGGACGTGCTGCTCAACGCGGGCGCGGACCTGGTCTTCTCCAGCAACATCTTCCCCGCGGGTCTGCACCACACAGCGAGGCCGCTGCTGCCCGGAGCGGTGGGGTTGTTCCTCTCCGCGCTCAACCCGGTGGCGCGAGCCAAGGACCTGCTGGCCAGCGGAGCGCTGCTGCTGCACCGCAACGGCGACCTGGAGTCCTCCAGAGGGGACCTGAGATACGACGTGGGCACGCGGGACCATCCGCTGCTCGGATCCATGCGCTTCACGAACGTGGACGAGGTCCTGGACGAAGCCGCGCGAGACATGGGCCTGGAGCAGAAGCTGCTGGAGCTCAAGCAGGCCTGGGAATCGCTGCGGGTGCGAAGGACGCCGTCCGGCGGCAGGAGGGCCGCGTGA
- a CDS encoding 3-oxoacyl-ACP synthase III family protein, protein MIPVRILGTASVLPGPPVTTAEVCARVGRDAAEVEHKTGIRTRHFAPAGTRAADLGAQALREALEAAGLPATALKRILFVSSMGGDVTTPANGSRVAAALGLSGTCDAMDVGNACMGFLSAFDLAARSVATGLGPVGVVSVELLSRTTRPEDPRPYLVLGDAAAAVVLGEARPGEGVLGAAFGNDGTLPPDVVLENPHQTGEREGMRFLTPSRDMTRVALGALTRAASAVLQGAGLTVADVDWVLTHQPNGSMFAAILQALEVPADKSVTVVDTVGSVGSASLGTGLDRLWRTRPVKPGDRVLMVGVGAGVAHGAVLYRVGG, encoded by the coding sequence GTGATTCCGGTCCGCATCCTTGGCACCGCGAGCGTGCTACCCGGTCCTCCAGTGACGACCGCGGAGGTCTGCGCGCGCGTGGGCCGCGACGCGGCGGAGGTGGAGCACAAGACGGGCATCCGCACACGGCACTTCGCTCCGGCGGGGACGCGCGCGGCGGACCTGGGAGCCCAGGCTCTACGAGAGGCTCTGGAGGCGGCGGGGCTTCCGGCGACCGCGCTCAAGCGGATCCTCTTCGTGTCTTCCATGGGCGGCGACGTCACCACTCCGGCCAATGGCAGCCGGGTGGCGGCGGCTCTCGGGCTGTCCGGCACTTGCGACGCGATGGACGTGGGCAACGCGTGCATGGGGTTCCTGAGCGCGTTCGACCTGGCGGCGCGCTCGGTGGCGACGGGGCTGGGGCCGGTGGGCGTGGTGTCCGTGGAGCTGCTGTCTCGCACCACGCGGCCGGAGGATCCGCGCCCCTACCTGGTACTGGGTGACGCGGCGGCGGCGGTCGTCCTGGGCGAGGCGCGGCCCGGCGAGGGCGTGCTGGGCGCGGCATTTGGCAACGACGGCACGCTGCCTCCGGACGTCGTCCTGGAGAACCCACATCAGACCGGCGAGCGCGAAGGCATGCGCTTCCTCACGCCGTCTCGCGACATGACCCGCGTGGCGCTGGGCGCACTGACGCGCGCGGCGTCGGCGGTGCTCCAGGGCGCGGGGCTGACGGTGGCGGACGTCGATTGGGTGCTCACGCACCAGCCGAATGGCAGCATGTTCGCGGCCATTCTGCAGGCGCTGGAGGTCCCAGCGGACAAGAGCGTCACGGTGGTGGACACCGTGGGCAGCGTGGGCTCCGCGTCGCTGGGCACGGGGTTGGATCGGCTGTGGCGCACGCGGCCGGTGAAGCCGGGGGATCGGGTGTTGATGGTGGGCGTGGGCGCGGGCGTGGCGCACGGCGCGGTGCTCTACCGGGTGGGCGGGTGA
- a CDS encoding lysophospholipid acyltransferase family protein — MTATAVAARAAWLTTFRLLQRYHRYDVVNLEPLLRPGAKLLVGYHGRPLAVDLCMLTVTLHDHLGYLPHGIAHGAFDRIPGMRQVADGLGFVTGDGPLLAEAVKKGEHVLVQPGGTREGCRDFRHRYRVDWGERLGYLRLAVRYGLPIVPIAGHGMDDAYVGLNDGYAWGKRVGMPGRLPLWLGVGATGLWPLSLPFPVKMTQWVGEPLATHLTPGFDAGDREALLTVHREVTRAVQGLLDAARGYQRTR, encoded by the coding sequence GTGACGGCAACGGCGGTGGCGGCACGGGCCGCGTGGCTGACGACGTTCCGCCTGCTCCAGCGCTACCACCGCTACGACGTGGTGAACCTGGAGCCGCTGCTGCGCCCCGGCGCGAAGCTATTGGTGGGCTACCACGGACGCCCCCTGGCGGTGGACCTGTGCATGCTGACGGTGACGCTGCACGACCACCTGGGCTACCTGCCCCACGGCATCGCGCACGGCGCGTTCGACCGCATCCCCGGCATGAGGCAGGTGGCGGACGGCCTGGGCTTCGTCACCGGTGACGGCCCGCTGCTGGCCGAAGCCGTGAAGAAGGGCGAACACGTCCTGGTCCAACCCGGAGGCACCCGCGAGGGCTGCCGCGACTTCCGGCACCGCTACCGCGTGGACTGGGGCGAGCGGCTGGGCTACCTGCGGCTGGCCGTGCGCTACGGGCTGCCCATCGTCCCCATCGCGGGCCACGGCATGGACGACGCGTACGTGGGCCTGAACGACGGCTACGCGTGGGGCAAGCGCGTGGGGATGCCCGGGCGGTTGCCGCTGTGGCTGGGCGTGGGCGCCACCGGACTGTGGCCACTGTCCCTGCCGTTCCCGGTGAAGATGACCCAGTGGGTAGGTGAGCCCCTGGCAACCCATCTGACCCCGGGCTTCGACGCGGGGGACCGGGAGGCACTGCTGACGGTGCACCGCGAGGTGACGCGCGCGGTGCAGGGGCTGCTGGACGCGGCGCGCGGCTACCAGCGGACGCGGTAG
- a CDS encoding DUF2378 family protein, which yields MSNPSEIVFGHTVEGLLLALKGRLEGPLRAKLKDAGLDLDRKLEPAYPNAVWQRVLQTVATELFPNVTMNEAQWLLGERFISGYFETNMGRALQTVLKLLGPARALERTSRNLASGSNFLHVDVERLADTDYRIKVSEGGTYPEFIGSICHHATLATGVKGLTTVVESRQGRAATYRVRW from the coding sequence GTGTCGAACCCGTCCGAGATCGTCTTCGGCCATACGGTCGAAGGCCTGCTGTTGGCCCTGAAGGGCCGCCTGGAAGGTCCGCTGCGCGCGAAGCTCAAGGACGCCGGGCTGGACCTGGACCGGAAGCTGGAGCCCGCGTACCCCAACGCGGTCTGGCAGCGCGTGTTGCAGACCGTCGCGACGGAGCTGTTCCCGAACGTGACCATGAACGAGGCGCAGTGGCTGCTGGGCGAGCGCTTCATCTCGGGCTACTTCGAGACGAACATGGGCCGGGCGCTGCAGACCGTGCTGAAGCTGCTGGGCCCCGCGCGCGCGCTGGAGCGCACGTCGCGCAACCTGGCCTCCGGCAGCAACTTCCTGCACGTGGACGTGGAGCGGCTGGCGGACACGGACTACCGCATCAAGGTGAGCGAGGGCGGCACCTACCCGGAGTTCATCGGCTCCATCTGCCACCACGCGACGCTGGCCACCGGCGTGAAGGGGCTCACCACCGTGGTGGAGTCCCGCCAGGGCCGCGCCGCCACCTACCGCGTCCGCTGGTAG
- a CDS encoding DUF2378 family protein, which produces MSPQEEVVFGHTVEGLIVALQGHLEGPLRAKLKAVGLDLDRKLEPAYPKAQWYQMLALGSETLFPELPASRAHWHLGERFISAYFSTNMGRALQGVLKLVGPARTLERTTRNMASGSNYIQVDVERLAPSDYRLKVNDAGTHPEFFGALCHFGTLTTGVKNLTTVVESREGISATYRMRW; this is translated from the coding sequence GTGAGTCCGCAGGAAGAGGTCGTGTTCGGCCACACGGTCGAAGGATTGATCGTCGCGCTGCAAGGGCATCTGGAAGGTCCACTGCGAGCGAAGTTGAAGGCCGTGGGCCTGGACCTGGACCGGAAGCTGGAGCCCGCGTATCCCAAGGCGCAGTGGTACCAGATGCTGGCGCTGGGCTCGGAGACGCTCTTCCCGGAGCTGCCCGCGTCGCGCGCGCACTGGCACCTGGGCGAGCGGTTCATCTCCGCGTACTTCTCCACCAACATGGGCCGCGCGCTGCAGGGCGTGCTGAAGCTGGTGGGCCCCGCGCGCACGCTGGAGCGCACGACGCGCAACATGGCGTCGGGCAGCAACTACATCCAGGTGGACGTGGAGCGGCTGGCGCCTTCGGACTACCGGCTGAAGGTGAACGACGCCGGCACCCACCCGGAGTTCTTCGGCGCCCTGTGCCACTTCGGGACGCTCACCACGGGGGTGAAGAACCTCACCACCGTGGTGGAGTCCCGCGAGGGCATCTCCGCGACGTACCGGATGCGCTGGTAG
- a CDS encoding DUF2378 family protein, which yields MRPPEKVVFGHTVEGLLSVLEGHLEGPLRERFKAVGLDLDAKLAPAYTKEQWHQLLLLGAAELFPYLSPSQAHWQLGQRFVTAYFSTRLGRALQGVLKMLGPARTLERTARNMASGSNYLRVDVERLAPTDYRLKVSEGGAHPEFIGALCHFGTLTTGVKGLITVVEAREDTSSTYRMRW from the coding sequence GTGCGTCCCCCGGAAAAGGTCGTGTTCGGCCACACCGTCGAAGGCCTGCTCTCCGTCCTGGAAGGGCACCTGGAGGGCCCGCTCCGCGAGCGGTTCAAGGCCGTGGGGCTGGACCTGGACGCGAAGCTGGCGCCCGCCTACACCAAGGAGCAGTGGCACCAGCTGCTGCTGCTGGGCGCGGCGGAGCTCTTTCCCTACCTGTCTCCCTCGCAGGCGCACTGGCAGTTGGGGCAGCGGTTCGTCACCGCCTACTTCTCCACCCGCCTGGGCCGCGCGCTGCAAGGCGTGCTCAAGATGCTGGGCCCGGCGCGCACGCTGGAGCGCACCGCGCGCAACATGGCCTCCGGCAGCAACTACCTGCGGGTGGACGTGGAGCGGCTGGCGCCCACGGACTACCGGTTGAAGGTGAGCGAGGGCGGCGCGCACCCGGAGTTCATCGGCGCCCTGTGCCACTTCGGCACGCTGACCACCGGCGTGAAGGGGCTCATCACCGTGGTGGAAGCGCGCGAAGACACTTCCTCGACGTACCGGATGCGCTGGTAG
- a CDS encoding 3-keto-5-aminohexanoate cleavage protein — MNPVDGAIHGFIPRMLLKACLNGARAAADHPRLPVTPEALARDAAACHAAGAGAFHVHPRAAHGGESLDAADIGVTVSALRHACPGGPVGVSTGAWILPDVTARHARVASWKALSANTRPDFASVNLSEPGWESIADALLDAGIGVEAGVWFPEDVPRLVAWPRAGRCLRILVETQSSQPQAACREAQVLVDLLRATGLQRPLLVHGSEGGAWPVLDWALRHGFDARIGLEDTLTLPDGRPAEDKAALVRGAPRPRAGADHLPSPIAG; from the coding sequence ATGAACCCCGTGGACGGCGCCATCCATGGCTTCATCCCGCGCATGTTGCTCAAGGCGTGTCTCAACGGAGCCCGCGCGGCGGCGGATCATCCCCGGCTGCCCGTCACCCCGGAAGCGCTCGCGCGCGACGCCGCCGCCTGCCACGCCGCGGGTGCGGGCGCGTTCCACGTGCACCCGCGCGCCGCGCACGGCGGTGAGTCCCTGGACGCGGCGGACATCGGCGTGACGGTGTCCGCCTTGCGCCACGCCTGTCCGGGGGGGCCGGTGGGCGTCAGCACCGGCGCGTGGATCCTCCCGGACGTGACGGCCCGCCACGCGCGCGTCGCCAGCTGGAAGGCGCTGTCCGCCAACACGCGGCCCGACTTCGCCTCCGTCAACCTGTCCGAGCCCGGCTGGGAGTCCATCGCGGACGCGCTGCTCGACGCGGGCATCGGCGTGGAGGCGGGCGTGTGGTTCCCGGAGGACGTCCCCCGGCTCGTGGCGTGGCCGCGCGCGGGGCGGTGCCTGCGCATCCTCGTGGAGACGCAGTCCTCCCAGCCGCAGGCCGCGTGCCGGGAGGCCCAGGTGCTGGTGGACCTGCTGCGCGCCACGGGCCTTCAGCGGCCCCTGCTCGTGCACGGCTCCGAGGGCGGCGCGTGGCCCGTGCTCGATTGGGCCCTGCGCCACGGCTTCGATGCGCGCATTGGACTGGAGGACACGCTCACGCTCCCAGACGGCCGGCCCGCGGAGGACAAAGCCGCGCTGGTGCGCGGGGCCCCCAGGCCGCGCGCGGGGGCTGATCATCTCCCGAGCCCCATCGCAGGGTGA
- a CDS encoding SDR family NAD(P)-dependent oxidoreductase, with product MHVPSGAVGSPPTSWALILGASSGSGAAIAEAVARRPGLNVFGVHRGRYADTARELESRVRALGRDVHLRQADASTPEAAEAGADELLQRAGPRSVKLFVHAIAGASAGHFLSEGPDQLHPRRIQRTFDCMAHSFVYWAQALVKRDLLAPDARLLGLQNPLDQTHLNNTGLISAAKAALEMYVRHLALELGPRGHRVNLLKFGTVMTPALRHVYSPEALARLEARHAAMNPAGRMGTLEEMARFVTVLVGDDAAWFNGATIDFTGGMTLRLLDLVLNP from the coding sequence ATGCACGTGCCATCAGGAGCAGTCGGATCCCCTCCAACATCGTGGGCGCTCATCCTCGGGGCGTCCTCCGGCTCGGGCGCGGCCATCGCGGAGGCCGTCGCTCGCAGGCCGGGCCTGAACGTCTTCGGCGTGCACCGGGGGCGCTACGCGGACACCGCGCGGGAGCTGGAGTCCCGCGTGCGTGCCCTGGGCCGGGACGTGCACCTGCGGCAGGCGGATGCCTCCACGCCCGAAGCCGCCGAGGCCGGCGCGGACGAGCTGCTCCAGCGCGCGGGCCCTCGCAGCGTGAAGCTGTTCGTGCACGCCATCGCCGGCGCGTCCGCGGGCCACTTCCTCTCCGAGGGTCCGGATCAGCTGCACCCGCGCCGCATCCAGCGCACGTTCGACTGCATGGCGCACTCGTTCGTGTACTGGGCGCAGGCGCTGGTGAAGCGCGACCTGCTGGCCCCGGACGCGCGCCTGCTGGGCCTCCAGAACCCGCTGGACCAGACGCACCTGAACAACACCGGCCTCATCAGCGCAGCCAAGGCCGCGCTGGAGATGTACGTGCGCCACCTGGCCCTGGAGCTGGGGCCCAGGGGCCACCGCGTGAACCTGCTCAAGTTCGGCACCGTGATGACGCCCGCGCTGCGCCACGTCTACTCGCCGGAGGCGCTGGCCCGCCTGGAGGCGCGCCACGCGGCCATGAACCCCGCGGGGCGCATGGGCACGCTGGAGGAGATGGCCCGCTTCGTCACCGTGCTCGTGGGCGACGACGCCGCGTGGTTCAACGGCGCCACCATCGACTTCACGGGCGGCATGACGCTGCGCCTGCTGGACCTGGTGCTCAACCCGTGA
- a CDS encoding methyltransferase domain-containing protein, with product MMWERDVTLLACPDCRGQLVWHGQSEDGRLDEGRLLCGGCGETWEVADGLARLYREDRVQGTDRLMRHIYDGLPALHDPLTAVLTPLFQSVSESRMRDGYMRRLELGALKPRDDGQPVRVLEVGVGAGANLPRIRGSLPPGLPVEVWGLDLSTGMLAQCEKRLRKGRGVKDTRLLVADAHSLPFRDATFDRVFHVGGIGGYRQPAVALREMARVAMPGTPLVVVDEQLDSGLRPSLFQRAAFRALTFYTREARSPRALLPQGAEGVIEEQVSPFYYCLTFRVPAAVTG from the coding sequence ATGATGTGGGAGCGGGACGTGACGTTGCTGGCGTGCCCGGACTGCCGGGGCCAGCTGGTGTGGCACGGGCAGAGCGAGGACGGCCGGCTGGACGAGGGACGGCTGCTCTGCGGCGGCTGCGGCGAGACGTGGGAGGTGGCGGACGGGCTCGCGCGGCTGTACCGCGAGGACCGGGTGCAGGGCACGGACCGCCTGATGCGCCACATCTACGATGGACTGCCCGCGCTGCACGACCCGCTGACGGCGGTGCTCACGCCGCTGTTCCAGTCCGTCTCCGAGTCGCGCATGCGCGATGGGTACATGCGCCGGCTGGAGCTGGGCGCGCTGAAGCCCCGCGACGACGGGCAGCCCGTGCGCGTGCTGGAGGTGGGCGTGGGCGCGGGCGCGAACCTGCCGCGCATCCGGGGCTCGCTGCCGCCGGGCCTGCCCGTGGAGGTGTGGGGCCTGGACCTGAGCACCGGCATGCTGGCCCAGTGCGAGAAGCGCCTGCGCAAGGGCCGGGGCGTGAAGGACACGCGGCTCCTGGTGGCGGACGCGCACTCGCTCCCGTTCCGCGACGCGACGTTCGACCGCGTCTTCCACGTGGGAGGGATTGGCGGCTACCGGCAGCCCGCGGTGGCGCTGCGGGAGATGGCGCGCGTGGCCATGCCCGGAACGCCGCTGGTGGTGGTGGACGAGCAGCTGGACTCGGGCCTGCGCCCGTCGCTCTTCCAGCGCGCCGCCTTCCGCGCCCTCACGTTCTACACGCGCGAGGCGAGGAGCCCCCGCGCGCTGCTGCCCCAGGGCGCAGAAGGTGTCATCGAGGAACAGGTGTCACCGTTCTACTACTGCCTCACGTTCCGCGTTCCGGCGGCCGTCACGGGTTGA